One region of Quercus lobata isolate SW786 chromosome 2, ValleyOak3.0 Primary Assembly, whole genome shotgun sequence genomic DNA includes:
- the LOC115977417 gene encoding protein YIPF6 homolog, translated as MSHSDTIPLHQSSQSDIDEIENLIHASVQSSSATVLPARPPSPPRASIPISSSPSPSPSPFISSNLPPLPPTNHKVPSVPTAPPPPPLPSSSSRGVAPTGFGPAPNTLTEPVWDTVKRDLSRIVSNLKLVVFPNPYREDPGKALRDWDLWGPFFFIVFLGLALSWSASVKKSEVFAVAFALLAAGAVILTLNVLLLGGHIIFFQSLSLLGYCLFPLDVGAIICMLKDNVILKVIVVSVTLAWSSWAAYPFMSSAVNPRRKALALYPVFLMYVSVGFLIIAID; from the exons atgTCACACAGCGACACCATACCTCTCCACCAATCTTCCCAATCGGACATTGACGAGATCGAGAACCTAATCCACGCCAGCGTCCAATCCAGCTCCGCCACCGTCCTCCCCGCACGTCCCCCAAGTCCGCCGCGCGCTTCCATCCCAATCTCAtcctctccttctccttctccctcCCCCTTCATCTCCTCCAACCTCCCCCCTCTTCCCCCGACCAATCACAAGGTGCCATCTGTCCCCACCGCCCCTCCCCCGCCTCCCCTTCCCTCCTCCTCCTCGCGCGGCGTCGCTCCCACCGGGTTCGGACCTGCCCCGAACACCCTCACCGAGCCCGTGTGGGACACGGTGAAGCGGGATCTGTCGAGGATCGTGAGCAATTTGAAGCTGGTGGTGTTTCCGAATCCCTATAGAGAGGATCCTGGAAAGGCTTTGCGTGATTGGGATCTTTGGGgtcctttcttcttcattgtcttCTTGGGCCTCGCTCTTTCTTGGTCTGCCTCCGTCAAAAAG TCTGAGGTTTTTGCTGTTGCGTTTGCGCTTCTTGCTGCTGGTGCTGTAATTCTGACATTGAATGTACTACTACTG GGTGGACACATAATCTTCTTCCAAAGTCTAAGTTTGCTGGGTTATTGCTTGTTCCCTCTGGATGTTGGAGCTATAATCTGCATGTTGAAGGACAATGTGATATTGAAAGTGATTGTGGTATCTGTGACGTTGGCATGGAGCTCCTGGGCTGCATACCCTTTCATGAGTTCAGCAGTCAACCCTAGGAGAAAAGCCCTTGCACTCTATCCTGTTTTTCTCATGTATGTATCTGTTGGTTTTCTCATCATTGCCATTGATTAA
- the LOC115977416 gene encoding mitochondrial outer membrane protein porin 4 encodes MATSPASFSDIGKRAKDLLTKDYNFDHKYTLSLQGSSGLGLTATGLKRDQIFVGDINTLYKSGKTTVDVKVDTYSNVSTKVILSDILPSTKAAFSFKIPDHKSGKLDVQYIHPHAAIDSSIGLNPTPLLELSAAIGSKDLSLGAEVGFDTASANFTKYNAGIGMNRPDYSASVLLTDKGQVLKASYVHLVNPVNGTTVGAEMSHRLNTNENSFAIGSSYALDQLTVVKTRFSDNGKVAMLCQREWRPKSLVTLSAEYDSKASNAAPKLGLALSLKP; translated from the exons ATGGCTACCAGTCCAGCATCATTTTCGGATATAGGCAAAAGAGCAAAAG ACCTCTTGACCAAGGATTACAACTTCGATCACAAGTATACTCTGTCATTGCAGGGCTCGTCTGGGCTG GGACTAACAGCTACAGGTTTGAAGAGGGATCAAATATTTGTTGGAGACATAAATACCTTGTACAAGAGTGGGAAGACTACAGTGGATGTGAAAGTTGATACCTATTCTAAT GTGTCTACAAAAGTGATCTTGAGTGATATCTTGCCAAGCACCAAAGCTGCCTTTAGCTTCAAGATACCAGATCATAAGTCTGGAAAG CTGGATGTGCAGTACATTCATCCTCATGCAGCAATTGATTCCAGTATTGGCCTGAACCCAACTCCTCTTTTGGAGCTTTCAGCTGCAATTGGGAGCAAGGATCTCAGTTTGGGTGCTGAAGTAGGATTTGATACTGCTTCTGCTAACTTCACCAAGTACAATGCTGGGATTGGCATGAACAGGCCAGATTACTCTGCATCAGTTTTACT GACGGACAAAGGACAGGTACTGAAGGCATCTTATGTTCATCTTGTGAATCCTGTCAATGGGACAACAGTTGGTGCTGAAATGTCTCACAGATTAAACACCAATGAAAACAGTTTTGCAATTGGAAGCTCTTATGCACTTGATCAGTTAACTGTGGTAAAAACAAGATTCTCTGACAATGGGAAAGTTGCGATGCTATGCCAGCGTGAATGGAGGCCTAAGTCACTGGTTACTTTATCAGCTGAGTATGATTCAAAGGCCAGTAATGCAGCCCCGAAGTTGGGTCTTGCCCTTAGTCTCAAGCCTTGA
- the LOC115977415 gene encoding dolichol-phosphate mannose synthase subunit 3-like: MKHIVKLLALLVAVSTFWIGLLETVIPRSYAWLLPVYFVVSLGCYGLLMVGVGLMHFPTCPQEAGLLQQDIAEAKEFLKQRGVDVEYD, encoded by the exons ATGAAGCACATCGTAAAGCTTTTAGCATTGTTGGTGGCCGTATCTACCTTTTGGATCGGTCTTCTTGAGACAGTGATCCCACGTTCTTATGCTTGGTTG TTGCCAGTATATTTCGTTGTGTCACTCGGATGCTATGGTCTTTTGATGGTTGGGGTTGGTTTGATGCACTTTCCAACATGTCCTCAGGAAGCAGGGTTGCTGCAACAG GACATTGCAGAGGCCAAAGAATTCTTGAAGCAGAGAGGGGTTGATGTGGAATATGATTGA
- the LOC115974586 gene encoding hydroxyproline O-galactosyltransferase GALT3: MMKSARLNGRHRFIISSFFFIMFLCVLASINEVRFDSFLKFGQCALANVPSHNSSLENNIVASNSSSSSSSDEIRILIGILTLPDQYQRRHFLRLIYGTQSPLGAKVDVKFVFCNLTKEDQKVLVALEIMRYDDIIILNCKENMNKGKTYTYFSSLPEMLNDTNSPYPPYHYVMKTDDDTYFRLNSLVESLRPLPREDLYYGYVIPCRSMDPFVHYMSGMGYMISWDIVEWIRDSDIPKNHLEGPEDKVFGDWIREGHRAKNRYNAKWSMYNFPEPPTTCTHELWPNTIGVHLLKTQEKWIRTLKYFNVTDNLKPSKLYHIP; the protein is encoded by the coding sequence ATGATGAAGAGTGCAAGGCTGAATGGGCGACATCGTTTcataatttcttctttcttcttcatcatgtTCCTTTGTGTCTTAGCTTCTATCAATGAAGTCCGATTTGATAGCTTCTTAAAGTTTGGTCAGTGTGCTCTAGCCAACGTGCCCTCACACAATTCATCGTTAGAAAACAATATTGTagcttcaaattcttcttcttcttcttcctcggATGAAATTCGAATACTCATCGGCATTCTAACACTTCCGGATCAATACCAACGCCGCCACTTCCTCCGACTCATCTATGGAACACAGTCTCCATTGGGTGCCAAAGTTGACGTGAAGTTTGTCTTTTGCAACCTAACAAAGGAAGACCAAAAGGTACTTGTTGCACTAGAGATAATGCGTTATGATGATATCATAATCCTCAACTGCAAAGAAAACATGAACAAGGGTAAGACTTACACATACTTTTCAAGCTTGCCAGAAATGCTAAATGATACAAATAGTCCTTACCCTCCATACCATTATGTCATGAAAACCGATGATGATACTTACTTTAGGTTAAATAGCTTGGTAGAGTCTTTGAGGCCATTGCCTAGAGAAGACTTGTACTATGGTTATGTTATTCCTTGTCGTAGCATGGACCCTTTTGTGCATTACATGTCTGGAATGGGTTATATGATTTCTTGGGATATAGTGGAGTGGATTAGGGATTCTGATATTCCAAAGAATCACCTGGAAGGGCCTGAAGATAAGGTTTTTGGCGATTGGATTCGAGAAGGGCATCGTGCTAAGAATAGGTACAATGCTAAGTGGTCTATGTACAATTTTCCCGAGCCGCCCACGACATGTACACATGAGCTTTGGCCAAACACGATTGGTGTTCATTTGTTGAAGACGCAAGAGAAGTGGATTCGGACATTGAAGTATTTCAATGTCACAGATAATTTGAAACCATCTAAATTGTATCATATACCTTAA
- the LOC115961825 gene encoding uncharacterized protein LOC115961825 — translation MQFHDMGKDKSSLLTRLKRAVKKVKFLIDFSMNRWHLASVLGRASSSKRISFNDQPGLRAACDDDTIYSDESGGSSSRSGIQRTMSFPSEEDVDKRADMFIANFHRQLQLERQISLELQYCRGNSFKSISP, via the coding sequence ATGCAATTCCACGACATGGGCAAAGACAAGTCTTCCTTGCTAACACGCCTAAAGAGGGCAGTGAAGaaggtgaagtttctgataGATTTTAGCATGAACCGGTGGCATCTAGCTTCGGTGCTTGGCCGTGCTTCTTCGAGCAAACGAATAAGCTTCAATGACCAACCGGGCTTGAGGGCAGCTTGCGACGATGATACAATATATTCTGATGAATCAGGAGGCTCTTCATCAAGATCAGGGATTCAGAGGACTATGAGTTTTCCATCCGAAGAAGATGTTGATAAGAGAGCAGATATGTTTATTGCTAATTTCCATCGTCAACTTCAGCTAGAGAGACAAATCTCACTAGAGCTTCAATATTGCCGGGGAAATAGCTTCAAGTCAATCTCTCCTTGa